In 'Nostoc azollae' 0708, the following are encoded in one genomic region:
- a CDS encoding cytochrome c oxidase subunit 2A: MVIALTWGAKPKGTLRLIIVLLLTISTF; encoded by the coding sequence TTGGTTATTGCACTAACCTGGGGAGCGAAACCAAAGGGTACACTAAGACTAATAATAGTTCTGTTATTAACAATTTCCACTTTTTGA
- a CDS encoding phosphodiester glycosidase family protein codes for MIDIQPDGLVAKDITWAKGLRWQQKFINSGTDSFPVVWLEINPTVVGLSLKPIWANPETQTGIAPLIQTAQRYLAVAGINGGYFNRNNKLPLGAIRRDNQWVSGPILNRGAIGWNDSGEYYFGRLTLNETLITSNNQPLSILFLNSGYVQNGIARYTPIWGSTYTPLTDNEIILVVQKDQIINQLPGSKVGVTPIPIPQDGYLLSLRGTAATNTSKLPIGTKVSLTSTTTPGDFSRYPHIIGAGPLLVQNRQIVLNAKAETFSDAFIAEKAVRSAICTTTTGNLMIAAVHNRAGGNGPTLAEHAQLMQFMGCVNALNLDGGSSTTLYLGGQLLDRSPNTAARVHNGIGIFINPR; via the coding sequence GTGATTGATATTCAACCTGATGGGTTAGTAGCAAAGGATATAACCTGGGCAAAGGGTTTACGTTGGCAGCAAAAATTTATAAATTCAGGTACAGATAGTTTTCCTGTAGTTTGGCTGGAAATTAATCCCACCGTTGTTGGGTTATCACTAAAACCGATTTGGGCTAACCCAGAAACCCAAACAGGTATAGCCCCCTTAATACAAACAGCACAACGTTATTTGGCAGTAGCAGGAATTAACGGGGGTTATTTTAACCGTAACAATAAATTACCTTTGGGGGCAATTCGGCGGGATAATCAGTGGGTATCAGGCCCAATTCTGAACCGAGGTGCGATCGGATGGAATGATTCAGGAGAATATTATTTTGGCCGCCTCACCCTCAACGAAACTTTAATCACCAGCAATAACCAACCATTATCAATTCTATTCCTCAACAGCGGCTATGTACAAAATGGCATTGCCCGTTATACCCCTATTTGGGGCTCTACTTACACACCCCTCACAGATAACGAAATCATCCTCGTTGTCCAAAAAGACCAAATTATAAACCAGCTACCAGGTAGTAAAGTAGGTGTAACACCAATTCCCATCCCTCAAGACGGCTACCTCCTCAGCTTACGCGGTACAGCTGCCACTAACACCTCTAAATTACCAATTGGTACAAAAGTTAGTCTTACCAGCACCACCACTCCTGGTGATTTTAGCCGTTATCCCCACATTATCGGCGCAGGTCCACTTCTAGTCCAAAATCGGCAAATTGTCCTTAATGCTAAAGCTGAAACATTCAGCGATGCTTTCATTGCCGAAAAAGCAGTTCGCAGTGCCATTTGTACCACCACAACAGGTAATTTAATGATTGCAGCCGTACATAATCGCGCTGGTGGTAATGGTCCCACTTTAGCTGAACATGCCCAATTAATGCAGTTTATGGGTTGTGTGAATGCCCTCAACTTAGACGGGGGTAGTTCTACAACTCTATATTTGGGAGGACAATTACTTGATCGTTCTCCAAATACAGCCGCCCGTGTCCACAACGGTATTGGTATTTTTATTAACCCTCGATAA
- the rpsG gene encoding 30S ribosomal protein S7 codes for MSRRGVSQRRPVPSDSVYNSRLVSMIIRRIMRHGKKSLAARIVYDALRSIEERTGNSALETFERAVRNATPLVEVKARRVGGATYQVPMEVRSDRGTTLALRWLVQFSRSRPGRTMASRLANELMDAANETGSAIRKREETHRMAEANKAFAHYRY; via the coding sequence ATGTCTCGTCGTGGTGTTAGTCAAAGGCGCCCAGTTCCGTCTGACTCAGTATATAACAGTCGCCTTGTGAGCATGATTATCAGGCGGATCATGCGTCATGGCAAGAAATCACTTGCCGCCAGAATTGTGTATGATGCTTTAAGAAGTATTGAAGAACGCACTGGTAACAGTGCTTTGGAAACATTTGAAAGAGCAGTGCGTAACGCCACTCCTTTGGTAGAAGTAAAGGCTCGACGAGTAGGTGGAGCAACTTACCAAGTACCAATGGAAGTACGTTCTGATCGGGGTACTACGTTAGCATTGCGTTGGTTAGTGCAGTTCTCTAGGTCTAGACCTGGTCGCACGATGGCCAGTAGACTAGCAAATGAGTTAATGGACGCTGCTAACGAAACGGGAAGCGCCATTCGCAAGCGGGAAGAAACGCACCGCATGGCTGAAGCAAACAAAGCATTTGCACACTATCGTTACTAA
- the fusA gene encoding elongation factor G: MARTNPLEKVRNIGIAAHIDAGKTTTTERILFYSGIIHKIGEVHEGTAVTDWMDQERERGITITAAAISTSWNDHQINIIDTPGHVDFTIEVERSMRVLDGVIAVFCSVGGVQPQSETVWRQADRYKVPRIAFINKMDRTGANFYKVHDQMRDRLRANAIAIQLPIGSETEFKGIVDLVRMCAYMYTNDQGTDIQETEIPAELQGQVTEYRTKLVEAVAETSDALMSKYFDGEELTEAEIRTALRKGTIAGTIVPVLCGSAFKNKGVQLMLDAVVNYLPAPTEVPPIQGLLPNGDTVERRADDNEPLSALAFKIMADPYGRLTFVRVYSGVLKKGSYVLNASKDKKERISRLVLMKADDRQDVDELRAGDLGAALGLKDTLTGDTLCDEGSPVILESLFIPEPVISVAVEPKTKNDMDKLSKALQSLSEEDPTFRVRVDPETNQTVIAGMGELHLEILVDRMLREFKVEANVGAPQVAYRETIRKTVTRIEGKFIRQSGGKGQYGHVVIDLAPGEPGTGFEFVSKIVGGSVPKEYINPAEQGMKECCESGVLAGYPLIDVKATLVDGSYHDVDSSEMAFKIAGSMAMKEAVAKASPVLLEPMMKVEVEVPENFLGDVMGDLNSRRGQIEGMGSEQGLAKVTAKVPLAEMFGYATDIRSKTQGRGIFSMEFSNYEEVPRNVAEAIIAKSKGNA; encoded by the coding sequence GTGGCACGCACAAACCCGCTAGAGAAAGTACGCAATATCGGTATTGCGGCGCACATAGATGCGGGCAAAACGACGACAACAGAGAGAATATTGTTTTACTCTGGGATAATTCATAAAATTGGTGAAGTTCACGAAGGAACTGCTGTAACAGACTGGATGGATCAGGAGCGGGAGCGGGGAATTACCATTACTGCCGCTGCAATTAGTACCAGCTGGAATGATCATCAAATTAACATTATCGATACTCCTGGTCACGTTGACTTCACAATAGAAGTTGAACGTTCCATGCGCGTTTTAGATGGTGTAATCGCCGTCTTTTGTTCCGTAGGTGGTGTGCAACCACAATCTGAGACAGTATGGCGGCAGGCAGACCGCTACAAAGTACCTCGGATAGCTTTTATTAACAAGATGGATCGCACGGGTGCGAACTTCTATAAAGTTCACGACCAAATGCGTGATCGCCTGCGAGCAAATGCGATCGCCATTCAACTGCCAATAGGTAGTGAAACCGAATTTAAGGGCATTGTTGACTTAGTACGGATGTGTGCATATATGTACACCAATGACCAAGGCACCGATATTCAAGAAACAGAAATTCCCGCCGAATTGCAAGGGCAGGTCACAGAATACCGTACTAAGTTGGTAGAAGCAGTAGCAGAAACCAGTGATGCTCTCATGAGCAAGTACTTTGATGGTGAAGAACTGACAGAAGCTGAAATCCGTACAGCCCTACGTAAAGGTACTATTGCGGGAACAATAGTACCTGTGCTTTGTGGTTCAGCATTTAAAAATAAAGGTGTCCAGTTGATGCTGGACGCAGTTGTAAATTACCTGCCAGCACCAACAGAAGTACCACCAATTCAAGGCTTATTGCCGAATGGCGATACTGTTGAGCGACGGGCTGATGACAACGAACCCCTATCTGCTCTCGCATTCAAGATCATGGCTGACCCCTACGGTCGCCTGACCTTTGTTCGTGTTTATTCTGGTGTCTTGAAAAAGGGCAGCTACGTTCTTAACGCTAGCAAAGACAAGAAAGAACGGATTTCCCGCTTGGTTCTGATGAAGGCAGATGATCGACAAGATGTGGATGAACTGCGGGCGGGTGATTTAGGTGCAGCTTTGGGATTGAAAGACACGTTGACTGGTGACACTTTGTGTGATGAAGGTTCTCCAGTCATTTTAGAATCTCTATTTATTCCTGAACCTGTAATCTCGGTAGCAGTTGAACCTAAAACCAAGAACGACATGGATAAGCTGTCAAAGGCACTACAATCTTTGTCAGAAGAAGATCCTACCTTTCGTGTTCGTGTTGATCCAGAAACTAACCAAACCGTAATTGCCGGAATGGGAGAGTTACACCTGGAAATTCTTGTGGATCGGATGTTACGCGAATTCAAGGTAGAAGCCAATGTTGGTGCTCCACAAGTAGCTTACCGGGAAACAATTCGTAAAACAGTAACCAGAATAGAAGGTAAATTTATCCGCCAGAGCGGTGGCAAGGGACAGTATGGTCACGTTGTAATTGATTTGGCTCCAGGAGAACCCGGTACTGGCTTTGAATTCGTCTCCAAGATTGTTGGTGGTTCTGTACCTAAAGAGTATATCAACCCCGCAGAACAGGGAATGAAAGAATGTTGTGAATCTGGGGTATTAGCTGGATATCCACTCATTGATGTCAAAGCTACTTTGGTAGACGGCTCTTACCACGATGTAGACTCTTCAGAAATGGCTTTTAAAATCGCTGGTTCAATGGCGATGAAAGAGGCAGTAGCGAAAGCCTCACCAGTCCTTTTAGAGCCTATGATGAAAGTCGAAGTGGAAGTACCTGAAAACTTTCTTGGGGATGTGATGGGCGACCTCAACTCCCGTCGTGGTCAAATTGAAGGTATGGGATCTGAACAGGGTCTGGCCAAAGTGACTGCTAAAGTCCCACTGGCAGAAATGTTTGGCTACGCCACTGATATCCGATCTAAAACTCAAGGTCGAGGCATCTTCTCCATGGAGTTTAGCAACTACGAAGAAGTACCTCGTAACGTGGCTGAGGCAATCATCGCAAAAAGCAAAGGGAACGCATAA
- a CDS encoding HesB/IscA family protein: MINFSRAAINEIRRLKSKQQPNILFRLRVKPGGCSGWLYNISFDEAVKCEDQIFDVHNIQLVIDKESIKYINGLTLDYSEDLMGGGFRFYNPIATSTCSCGNSFSMNPSS; the protein is encoded by the coding sequence ATGATCAATTTCAGTCGAGCAGCGATAAATGAAATCAGGCGCTTAAAATCCAAACAACAGCCAAATATCTTATTTCGCTTGCGGGTGAAACCAGGTGGCTGTTCGGGTTGGTTATACAATATTTCCTTTGATGAAGCCGTCAAATGTGAAGATCAGATTTTTGATGTTCATAATATTCAGCTGGTCATAGACAAAGAAAGCATAAAGTATATTAACGGTTTAACACTAGATTATTCAGAGGATCTTATGGGTGGAGGTTTTCGCTTTTATAACCCCATCGCCACCTCTACTTGTAGTTGTGGCAATTCTTTCTCTATGAATCCAAGTTCTTAG
- the tuf gene encoding elongation factor Tu yields the protein MARAKFERNKPHVNIGTVGHVDHGKTTLTAAITMTLAAMGQAVAKGYDQIDNAPEEKARGITINTAHVEYETAGRHYAHVDCPGHADYVKNMITGAAQMDGGILVVAATDGPMPQTREHILLAKQVGVPSLVVFLNKEDLMDDEELLELVELELRELLSSYDFPGDDIPIIKGSGLQALEAMTKNPKTQRGENPWVDKIYQLMDAVDSYIPNPERDVDKPFLMAVEDVFTITGRGTVATGRIERGKVKVNDTVELIGLKDTRTTTVTGIEMFKKSLDEGMAGDNAGVLLRGLKKEDIERGMVIAKPGSITPHTEFEGEVYVLTEKEGGRKTPFFAGYRPQFYVRTTDVTGTIKSYTADDGSAVEMVMPGDRIKMTVELINAIAIEQGMRFAIREGGRTIGAGVVSKILK from the coding sequence ATGGCACGCGCAAAGTTTGAAAGAAATAAACCCCACGTTAATATCGGAACTGTTGGCCACGTTGACCACGGTAAAACTACTTTAACAGCAGCCATTACCATGACTTTGGCAGCTATGGGTCAAGCTGTAGCTAAGGGCTATGACCAAATTGACAACGCACCCGAAGAAAAGGCACGTGGTATTACCATTAATACTGCTCACGTTGAGTATGAAACTGCAGGACGGCACTATGCTCACGTAGACTGCCCTGGACACGCCGACTATGTGAAAAACATGATCACTGGTGCGGCACAAATGGACGGTGGTATCCTCGTAGTTGCTGCTACTGATGGACCTATGCCCCAAACTCGTGAACACATCCTATTGGCAAAACAGGTAGGTGTTCCCAGCTTAGTTGTCTTCTTGAACAAAGAAGATTTGATGGATGATGAAGAACTTCTGGAATTAGTAGAACTAGAACTCCGTGAACTACTTTCTAGCTATGATTTCCCTGGTGATGACATCCCCATTATCAAAGGTTCTGGTCTACAAGCTTTAGAAGCAATGACTAAGAATCCCAAGACTCAACGGGGAGAAAATCCTTGGGTAGACAAAATCTACCAACTGATGGACGCTGTAGATTCCTACATCCCCAACCCAGAACGTGATGTTGATAAACCATTCTTGATGGCAGTAGAAGACGTATTCACGATCACAGGTCGTGGTACAGTGGCTACTGGTCGGATCGAACGTGGGAAAGTTAAGGTTAACGATACTGTCGAGCTAATTGGCCTTAAAGACACTCGTACCACCACTGTTACAGGGATTGAGATGTTTAAGAAGAGCCTTGATGAAGGTATGGCTGGGGATAACGCAGGTGTGCTACTGCGTGGTCTCAAAAAAGAAGACATTGAGCGCGGTATGGTAATCGCCAAACCCGGTTCAATTACTCCTCACACTGAGTTTGAAGGTGAGGTCTACGTTTTGACAGAAAAAGAAGGTGGCCGGAAAACACCATTTTTCGCTGGATATCGTCCTCAGTTCTATGTACGCACAACTGATGTAACTGGCACTATCAAAAGCTACACAGCTGATGATGGTAGTGCGGTAGAAATGGTAATGCCAGGCGACCGCATCAAGATGACAGTAGAACTAATTAACGCGATCGCCATTGAGCAAGGTATGCGCTTCGCTATTCGTGAAGGTGGCCGCACCATTGGTGCTGGTGTTGTATCCAAAATCCTGAAGTAG
- a CDS encoding phosphomannose isomerase type II C-terminal cupin domain, whose translation MAQFTETLRNNTLTLNATLNSRGVAAGELRPWGSFTVLEEGRGYKIKRIEVKSGHRLSLQMHHHRSEHWIVVSGTAKVVCGENEVLLSNNQSTYVPQCTVHRLENPGVIPLVLIEVQNGEYLGEDDIIRYQDDYARSDK comes from the coding sequence ATGGCTCAATTTACAGAGACCTTACGTAACAACACTCTCACCCTAAATGCAACCCTTAATTCCAGAGGCGTTGCCGCCGGTGAATTACGCCCTTGGGGTTCTTTTACAGTTTTAGAAGAAGGGCGCGGATACAAAATAAAACGCATAGAAGTTAAGTCCGGACATCGCCTTAGCCTACAAATGCACCACCACCGTAGCGAACACTGGATAGTCGTTTCCGGTACAGCCAAGGTTGTCTGTGGTGAAAACGAAGTTTTACTAAGCAATAATCAGTCTACCTATGTACCCCAATGTACTGTTCACCGTTTAGAAAATCCTGGGGTAATTCCCTTGGTGCTAATTGAAGTGCAAAATGGCGAATACTTGGGCGAAGATGATATTATCCGCTACCAAGATGATTATGCTCGCAGTGACAAATAG
- the rpsL gene encoding 30S ribosomal protein S12 gives MPTIQQLIRSERELARQKTKSPALKQCPQRRGVCTRVYTTTPKKPNSALRKVARVRLTSGFEVTAYIPGIGHNLQEHSVVMIRGGRVKDLPGVRYHIIRGTLDTAGVKDRKQGRSKYGTKRPKETKK, from the coding sequence ATGCCAACAATACAGCAACTAATACGTAGTGAACGCGAACTAGCGCGTCAAAAAACCAAGTCCCCTGCTCTGAAACAATGTCCTCAACGTCGAGGAGTTTGTACCAGAGTATATACGACTACCCCCAAAAAACCTAACTCAGCTCTCCGTAAAGTGGCAAGAGTAAGACTGACTTCTGGATTTGAAGTTACAGCTTATATTCCAGGAATTGGCCATAACTTGCAAGAACACTCTGTTGTCATGATTCGTGGCGGTCGGGTAAAGGACTTACCAGGCGTGAGATACCACATTATTCGTGGCACCTTAGATACAGCCGGAGTTAAAGACCGGAAACAAGGACGTTCCAAGTATGGAACTAAGCGCCCAAAAGAAACTAAAAAGTAA
- the gltB gene encoding glutamate synthase large subunit: protein MNHQSLNQGQNITLSDMEITDTYSGQRWLSEERDACGVGFIAHRQNLANHEILTKALTALTCLEHRGGCSADQDSGDGAGILTAIPWELFQQEGINVSDSGNMAAGMIFLPQNQESAKKVKAIFEQVAAEEKLTVLGWRVVPVRSEVLGMQAKENQPQIEQVFLASADKSGDELERELYIARRRIVKAAKNISEEFYVCSLSTCTIVYKGMVRSAVLGEFYPDLKNPAFKIAFAVYHRRFSTNTMPKWPLAQPMRLLGHNGEINTLLGNINWMMAREATLDHPVWNGRAEEFKPLVNTDSSDSASLDNVLELLVRSGRSPLEALMMMVPEAYKNQPSLQNYPEIVDFYEYYSGLQEPWDGPALLVFSDGKRVGATLDRNGLRPARYLITKDDYIVVGSEAGVVEFPEANILEKGRLGPGQMIAVDLTSNEILKNWEIKQRIAKLHPYGDWLQQYRQELKHLVKPSAVNANGNGHHRTDNGHLTTDIPEKQTLLQQQIAFGYTTEDVEMVIQPMANTGAEPTFCMGDDIPLAVLSEKPHLLYDYFKQRFAQVTNPPIDPLREKLVMSLTLELGERGNLLEPKPEHARKLKLDSPVLTETELAAIKLSGFATAELSTLFSIAAGPEGLKEAVEALQRQAVESVRAGAKILILSDKIPPTPLEKGGEEGISGISADFTYIPPLLAIGAVHHYLIREGVRMKTSLVVHTAQCWSTHHFACLLGYGAGVVCPYMALDTVQDWWSDPKTQQFMERGKINTLTLEQAIANYRQAVESGLLKILSKMGISLLSSYQAAQIFEAIGIGGDLLALGFRGTTSRIGGLSCKELAQEVLSFHSKAFPELTAKKLENLGFVQYRPGGEYHGNCPELVKALHKAVDGKKYEHYEVYKQYLQGRPTTALRDLLDFASECPSIPIEEVESVSEIAKRFCTGGMSLGALSREAHETLAIAMNRIGGKSNSGEGGEDPVRYKVLNDVDSTGHSSNFPHLSGLRNGDIASSAIKQVASGRFGVTPGYLASAKQIEIKIAQGAKPGEGGQLPGPKVSPYIAMLRRSKPGVTLISPPPHHDIYSIEDLAQLIFDLHQINPKAQVSVKLVAEIGIGTIAAGVAKANADIIQISGHDGGTGASPLSSIKHAGSPWELGLSEVHRVLMENGLRDRVILRVDGGLKSGWDILVASLMGAEEFGFGSIAMIAEGCIMARVCHLNSCPKGVATQKEELRQRFTGIPDHVVNFFYFVAEEVRSLLAKLGYRSLTELTGRADLLTVHSDVNLAKTQSINLGCLTKLPDAKQNRSWLVHEEVHSNGSVLDDQILADRDIQAAISNQSTISKTFTVVNTDRTVGSRLAGAIASQYGDSGFEGQINLNFQGSAGQSFGAFNLPGLTLALTGEANDYVGKGMHGGEIIIKPPADANYDPSQNVIVGNTCLYGATGGVLFANGLAGERFAVRNSKGTAVIEGAGDHCCEYMTGGAVVVLGKVGRNVGAGMTGGLGYFLDEDGAFPELVNKALVKIQRVVTEAGAKQLYDLIKAHGDRTSSPKAQLILQNWSEYLPKFWQVVPPSEADSPEANGETEKVSKQLSSV, encoded by the coding sequence ATGAATCATCAATCATTGAATCAGGGTCAAAACATTACATTGTCAGACATGGAAATTACGGATACTTACTCAGGACAACGATGGTTATCAGAGGAAAGAGATGCTTGTGGTGTAGGGTTTATAGCCCATCGGCAAAATCTCGCCAATCATGAAATTTTAACAAAGGCTTTAACTGCTCTAACTTGCTTAGAACATAGAGGAGGATGCAGCGCCGACCAAGACTCTGGTGATGGTGCAGGGATTTTGACAGCGATTCCTTGGGAATTGTTTCAACAAGAAGGGATTAATGTTTCAGATAGTGGTAATATGGCAGCAGGAATGATATTCTTGCCTCAAAACCAGGAATCAGCAAAAAAAGTCAAAGCTATATTTGAGCAAGTAGCGGCTGAGGAAAAATTGACTGTGCTGGGCTGGCGAGTAGTCCCCGTGCGTTCAGAAGTATTAGGGATGCAAGCAAAAGAAAATCAACCCCAGATAGAACAAGTTTTTTTAGCGTCGGCTGATAAAAGTGGCGATGAATTAGAACGGGAATTGTATATTGCCCGTCGCCGTATTGTTAAAGCAGCCAAAAACATTTCCGAAGAATTTTATGTCTGTTCCCTATCGACCTGCACAATTGTCTATAAGGGTATGGTACGTTCGGCGGTGTTGGGAGAATTTTACCCGGATTTAAAAAATCCGGCTTTCAAGATTGCTTTTGCTGTTTATCATCGTCGGTTTAGTACTAACACGATGCCGAAATGGCCTTTAGCACAACCCATGCGGCTATTGGGTCACAATGGCGAAATTAATACACTGCTGGGTAATATTAACTGGATGATGGCCAGAGAAGCTACCTTAGATCATCCGGTTTGGAATGGAAGAGCTGAGGAATTTAAACCATTGGTAAATACTGACAGCAGCGATTCAGCTAGTCTTGATAACGTACTGGAGTTGCTGGTGCGTTCTGGACGCAGCCCTTTGGAAGCTTTAATGATGATGGTTCCAGAGGCTTACAAAAATCAACCTTCTTTGCAAAATTATCCTGAGATTGTTGATTTTTATGAATATTACAGTGGTCTGCAAGAACCTTGGGATGGCCCTGCGCTGTTGGTATTTAGTGATGGAAAAAGAGTGGGTGCGACTTTAGACCGTAATGGTTTAAGACCAGCTCGCTATTTGATTACTAAAGATGACTATATCGTAGTTGGTTCTGAAGCAGGTGTGGTGGAATTCCCAGAAGCCAATATTTTGGAAAAAGGCAGATTGGGTCCAGGACAAATGATTGCTGTAGACTTAACCAGCAATGAGATCCTTAAGAACTGGGAAATTAAACAGCGTATTGCCAAGCTACATCCTTATGGGGATTGGTTGCAACAATATCGCCAAGAATTGAAACATTTGGTAAAACCGTCAGCTGTCAATGCTAACGGTAATGGTCATCATAGGACTGACAATGGACATCTGACCACTGACATACCAGAAAAACAAACTTTACTCCAACAACAAATTGCTTTTGGCTACACCACAGAAGATGTGGAAATGGTGATTCAGCCGATGGCTAATACTGGTGCAGAACCGACTTTCTGTATGGGGGATGATATTCCCTTGGCGGTGTTATCAGAAAAACCCCATCTGCTCTATGACTATTTTAAACAGCGGTTTGCTCAGGTGACAAACCCACCAATTGACCCTTTACGGGAAAAGCTGGTGATGTCTTTGACGCTGGAACTGGGTGAAAGAGGTAATTTATTAGAACCGAAACCAGAACACGCTCGCAAACTGAAGTTAGATTCGCCTGTTTTGACGGAGACTGAGTTAGCAGCAATTAAGTTGTCTGGTTTTGCGACTGCTGAGTTGTCAACTTTGTTTTCTATTGCTGCAGGTCCAGAGGGTTTGAAAGAGGCGGTGGAAGCTTTACAAAGACAAGCAGTGGAATCTGTGCGCGCTGGTGCGAAGATTTTGATCTTGAGTGATAAGATCCCCCCAACCCCCCTTGAAAAGGGGGGCGAAGAAGGCATAAGTGGGATAAGTGCTGATTTTACTTATATTCCACCTTTGTTGGCTATTGGTGCGGTTCACCATTATTTGATCCGCGAAGGTGTGCGGATGAAAACATCTTTGGTTGTTCACACCGCCCAATGTTGGAGTACCCATCATTTTGCTTGTTTGTTGGGCTATGGTGCTGGTGTGGTTTGTCCCTATATGGCTTTGGATACTGTGCAGGATTGGTGGTCTGATCCGAAAACGCAACAGTTTATGGAAAGGGGGAAAATTAATACTCTGACTCTAGAACAGGCGATCGCAAATTATCGCCAAGCTGTAGAATCAGGTTTGTTGAAGATTCTCTCAAAAATGGGGATATCTCTACTTTCTAGCTATCAAGCAGCACAAATTTTTGAAGCTATTGGTATCGGTGGGGATTTGTTGGCTTTGGGTTTTAGAGGAACAACTTCCCGCATTGGTGGCCTTAGTTGCAAGGAATTAGCTCAAGAGGTGCTTTCTTTCCACAGTAAGGCTTTCCCGGAACTGACAGCGAAGAAGTTAGAAAATCTCGGCTTTGTTCAGTATCGTCCTGGTGGTGAATATCATGGTAATTGCCCGGAACTGGTCAAGGCGCTGCATAAGGCTGTGGATGGTAAGAAATATGAACATTACGAAGTTTATAAACAGTATTTACAAGGTAGACCGACAACGGCGTTACGGGATTTGTTGGATTTTGCCAGTGAGTGTCCTTCTATTCCGATTGAAGAAGTAGAGTCTGTCAGCGAAATTGCTAAACGCTTCTGTACTGGGGGAATGTCTTTAGGTGCATTATCACGAGAGGCACATGAAACTTTAGCGATTGCCATGAATCGCATTGGTGGTAAATCTAACTCTGGTGAAGGTGGGGAAGATCCAGTTCGTTACAAAGTATTAAATGATGTTGACTCAACTGGTCATTCATCCAATTTCCCCCATTTAAGTGGGTTGCGAAATGGTGATATAGCTTCAAGCGCCATCAAACAAGTTGCTTCTGGTCGTTTTGGTGTCACACCGGGATATTTAGCCAGCGCCAAACAAATCGAAATCAAAATCGCTCAAGGTGCCAAACCAGGGGAAGGTGGACAGTTACCGGGTCCAAAGGTCAGCCCCTATATTGCTATGTTGCGCCGTTCTAAGCCTGGTGTAACTTTGATTTCTCCACCACCACATCATGATATTTACTCGATTGAAGATTTGGCGCAGTTGATTTTTGACTTGCATCAAATTAACCCAAAAGCACAGGTTTCTGTGAAGTTGGTTGCAGAAATCGGGATTGGTACTATCGCGGCTGGTGTGGCGAAAGCTAATGCTGATATTATCCAAATTTCTGGTCATGATGGCGGTACTGGTGCATCTCCTCTAAGTTCTATTAAACACGCTGGTAGTCCTTGGGAACTCGGTTTAAGTGAAGTGCATCGGGTGTTGATGGAAAATGGATTGCGAGATCGCGTGATTTTAAGAGTTGATGGTGGTCTCAAGAGTGGCTGGGATATTCTGGTTGCTTCCTTAATGGGTGCCGAAGAGTTCGGTTTCGGTTCTATCGCCATGATTGCTGAAGGCTGTATTATGGCACGGGTGTGTCATTTAAATTCTTGTCCCAAGGGTGTAGCCACTCAGAAGGAAGAGTTGCGTCAACGCTTTACAGGTATCCCAGACCATGTCGTTAACTTCTTCTATTTTGTGGCGGAAGAGGTTCGCAGTTTGTTAGCTAAACTGGGTTATCGATCCTTAACAGAATTGACTGGTAGGGCAGATTTGTTAACAGTGCATTCTGATGTGAACCTGGCTAAAACCCAATCCATCAATTTAGGCTGCTTAACTAAGCTACCAGACGCAAAACAAAACCGTAGCTGGTTGGTACATGAAGAGGTTCACAGCAATGGATCTGTGTTAGATGACCAAATTTTAGCTGATAGGGATATTCAAGCTGCAATTAGCAATCAATCGACTATCAGTAAGACTTTTACAGTCGTAAACACTGATAGAACAGTAGGTTCAAGACTAGCAGGGGCAATCGCATCCCAATATGGTGACAGTGGTTTTGAGGGTCAAATTAACCTAAATTTCCAAGGTAGTGCAGGCCAAAGCTTTGGCGCGTTTAACCTTCCTGGTTTAACCCTCGCTTTGACAGGGGAAGCTAACGACTATGTAGGTAAGGGAATGCACGGGGGAGAAATTATCATTAAGCCCCCAGCAGATGCTAACTATGACCCCTCACAAAATGTGATTGTTGGCAATACCTGTCTTTATGGTGCAACTGGTGGTGTATTATTTGCCAACGGTTTAGCCGGAGAACGCTTTGCTGTACGTAATTCTAAAGGTACAGCGGTAATTGAAGGGGCTGGTGATCACTGCTGTGAATATATGACTGGTGGTGCAGTTGTGGTTCTGGGTAAAGTCGGCCGCAACGTTGGCGCTGGAATGACTGGTGGACTGGGTTACTTCTTAGATGAAGATGGTGCTTTCCCTGAGTTGGTTAATAAGGCTCTTGTGAAAATTCAGCGGGTGGTGACGGAAGCTGGTGCAAAACAACTATATGATTTGATTAAAGCTCATGGTGATCGCACTAGTTCACCAAAAGCACAACTAATTTTACAAAATTGGTCAGAATATCTCCCTAAATTCTGGCAAGTTGTACCACCTTCAGAAGCTGACAGTCCAGAAGCTAATGGTGAAACTGAGAAGGTAAGTAAACAGTTAAGTTCGGTTTAA